A part of Myxococcus landrumus genomic DNA contains:
- a CDS encoding M56 family metallopeptidase, translated as MSGLVMESLGWALLHSLWQGTLVALGLAAALLMVGARAANTRYALACGALMLAVVMPVVTGVRHATQARAERRLEQSSPMHGRRSTPEGFARWTPREESRPGFLLELSEPKAQAWWAPMVERARASLAGLLRWLVLAWVAGVGLTSGRLTAQWVQLRQLARRALPAPQEWQERLDALSQRLGLKRAVRLLQTTEVDVPSTVGWLSPVVLLPVSALSGLPTRQLEMVLAHELAHIRRHDFAVNLAQVVVETLFFYHPAVHWMSERIRVEREHCCDDVAVSASGNSLSYARALTALETLRVQPELLHAMSALGGSLPDRVRRLVSPPASRCSSRWVAGASVLTLVSSLAIAAPLTSLVLGQSPEPTSTAAMPPPPESPEPPAFVAPTAPVAPPGVPRPMTPPPGFRVAAAPQPQVKLAMRGPDEKREDKTRVGSGQPLTVDQLVELKLAGVTPEKVRELESLGYEATVSDVVELGHTGVTLEYLKQMNAAFGRKLAADMLVELRAVGVTPEYVRALRESGFATKDPDEVVQARAVGVTEQYVRELGAAGYSNLSLEDLSHLRAVGVDPDFIRGMSRLGLPKLSSQNLQHLRAVGVTPEWLSQMRAAGLEMKDPDELVELRALNVSPEFIRELNDAGLKNLSSRELVRLRSGGVDAEFIRRMRDTKKP; from the coding sequence ATGAGCGGCCTGGTGATGGAGTCCCTGGGGTGGGCGCTGCTGCACTCGCTCTGGCAGGGCACGCTCGTGGCGCTGGGATTGGCGGCGGCGCTGTTGATGGTGGGCGCGCGCGCGGCGAACACCCGCTACGCGCTGGCGTGTGGCGCGCTGATGCTGGCCGTCGTGATGCCGGTCGTCACCGGCGTCCGGCACGCGACGCAGGCCCGCGCGGAGCGGCGCCTGGAGCAGTCCTCGCCCATGCACGGGCGTCGCTCCACGCCAGAGGGCTTCGCGCGGTGGACCCCGCGCGAGGAGAGCCGCCCGGGCTTCCTGCTCGAGCTGTCGGAGCCCAAGGCCCAGGCCTGGTGGGCGCCGATGGTGGAGCGGGCGCGTGCGTCGCTCGCCGGGCTCCTGCGGTGGCTGGTCCTCGCGTGGGTGGCGGGCGTGGGGCTGACCTCCGGCCGACTGACGGCGCAGTGGGTGCAATTGCGCCAGCTCGCGCGCCGCGCCCTGCCCGCGCCCCAGGAGTGGCAGGAGCGGCTGGACGCGCTCTCCCAGCGGCTGGGCCTGAAGCGCGCGGTGCGGCTGCTCCAGACGACCGAGGTGGACGTGCCCTCGACGGTGGGCTGGCTGTCGCCGGTGGTGCTGCTGCCGGTGTCGGCGCTGTCCGGGCTCCCCACGCGCCAGTTGGAGATGGTGCTGGCGCACGAGCTGGCCCACATCCGCCGGCACGACTTCGCGGTGAACCTAGCGCAGGTGGTGGTGGAGACGCTCTTCTTCTACCACCCGGCCGTGCACTGGATGTCCGAGCGCATCCGCGTGGAGCGTGAGCACTGCTGCGACGACGTGGCGGTGAGCGCCAGCGGCAACTCCCTCTCCTACGCCCGCGCCCTCACCGCGCTGGAGACGCTGCGGGTGCAGCCCGAGCTGCTCCACGCCATGTCCGCGCTGGGCGGCTCGCTCCCGGACCGCGTGCGCCGGCTCGTCTCGCCTCCCGCGTCGCGCTGCTCGTCCCGGTGGGTGGCTGGCGCCTCCGTGCTGACGCTGGTCAGCAGCCTGGCCATCGCCGCGCCCCTGACGTCGCTGGTGCTGGGCCAGAGCCCCGAGCCCACGTCCACCGCGGCCATGCCTCCGCCGCCCGAGTCCCCCGAGCCTCCCGCCTTCGTGGCTCCGACGGCGCCCGTCGCCCCGCCGGGGGTGCCCAGGCCCATGACGCCCCCTCCGGGCTTCCGAGTGGCCGCCGCGCCCCAGCCGCAGGTGAAGCTGGCCATGCGGGGCCCGGATGAAAAGCGTGAAGACAAGACGCGCGTGGGGAGCGGCCAGCCGCTGACGGTCGACCAGCTCGTCGAGCTGAAGCTGGCGGGCGTGACGCCGGAGAAGGTGCGGGAGCTGGAGTCGCTGGGCTACGAGGCCACCGTCTCCGACGTGGTGGAGCTGGGCCACACGGGCGTCACCCTCGAGTACCTGAAGCAGATGAACGCGGCGTTCGGCCGGAAGCTCGCCGCGGACATGCTGGTGGAGCTGCGCGCGGTGGGTGTCACGCCGGAGTACGTCCGAGCGCTCCGCGAGTCGGGCTTCGCGACGAAGGACCCGGATGAAGTGGTGCAGGCGCGCGCGGTGGGTGTCACCGAGCAGTACGTGCGCGAGCTGGGTGCGGCGGGCTACTCCAACCTCTCGCTGGAGGACCTCTCCCACCTGCGCGCGGTGGGCGTGGACCCGGACTTCATCCGCGGAATGTCCCGGCTGGGGCTGCCCAAGCTCAGCTCGCAGAACCTGCAGCACCTGCGCGCGGTGGGCGTGACTCCGGAGTGGCTGTCGCAGATGCGCGCGGCGGGCCTGGAGATGAAGGACCCGGATGAGCTCGTCGAGCTGCGCGCCCTGAACGTCAGCCCGGAGTTCATCCGCGAGCTGAACGACGCGGGCCTGAAGAACCTCTCCTCTCGCGAGCTGGTGCGCCTGCGCTCCGGCGGAGTGGACGCCGAGTTCATCCGGCGGATGCGCGACACGAAGAAGCCATAA
- a CDS encoding BlaI/MecI/CopY family transcriptional regulator, producing MSESKLPRPTDGELAILRVLWARGDSTVREVHEALNRKEPEEGTGYTTVLKLMQIMTDKGLVERDESQRAHVYRARATEQRTQRQLVTDLVERAFGGSPARLAMQALSSRKTSPQELAELRQLLDSLEGADE from the coding sequence ATGAGTGAATCGAAGCTGCCCCGTCCGACGGACGGCGAGCTGGCCATCCTGCGGGTGCTCTGGGCGCGCGGGGACAGCACGGTGCGAGAGGTCCACGAGGCGCTGAACCGCAAGGAGCCCGAGGAAGGCACGGGCTACACGACGGTGCTGAAGCTGATGCAAATCATGACGGACAAGGGCCTGGTGGAGCGCGACGAGTCCCAGCGCGCGCACGTGTACCGGGCGCGGGCGACGGAGCAGCGCACGCAGCGGCAGCTGGTGACGGACCTGGTGGAGCGCGCCTTTGGAGGCTCCCCCGCGCGGCTGGCGATGCAGGCGCTGTCCTCTCGCAAGACGAGCCCCCAGGAGCTGGCGGAGCTGCGCCAGTTGCTGGATTCCCTGGAAGGAGCGGACGAATGA
- a CDS encoding vWA domain-containing protein produces the protein MNRTLLLLSAAGLLALGALSLGKPPAPVPPPPPPVTDTSHTVSLPDEPASTTVLPLVASEPGAGALTLSGKLSGAYVQTGPSEAFAWMELKARPAPPGRRVPVNLALIVDRSGSMAGQKHYDAQRAAAELVRRLTPEDRLALVHYGTDVKVIPSRYVTKEVREDLLSLIQGIYSDGSTNISGALQEAATALHPHLTEFKVSRAILLSDGQPTTGITSEPELLRITRELRDRGVTVSALGVGEDFHAALMRGMAEQGGGFSGFIDDSARLSEVFSRELDQATSTVARKVELRLELPAHVHSAEVLGLPSTREGSVVKVPLYDMAGEQTVRVVVKLTLTAPASLDALPMLSATAHYVDVARDTQAQTSLALKASVTDDKALVRENLDRDVRVHAVRALGTQQMRAAVKEMQLGNRSAAVGLLSNARRLFGSSASALSSELAELDQAEAAYGNAANDGDVRRESLKLYKKTMKNFGENNAY, from the coding sequence ATGAACCGCACCCTGTTGCTGCTGTCCGCCGCTGGATTGCTCGCCCTGGGCGCGCTCTCCCTGGGCAAGCCCCCGGCCCCCGTGCCCCCGCCGCCTCCCCCCGTCACGGACACCAGCCACACGGTGTCCCTGCCCGACGAGCCCGCCTCCACCACCGTGCTGCCGCTGGTGGCATCCGAGCCAGGCGCGGGTGCCCTCACCCTGTCTGGCAAGCTGTCGGGGGCCTACGTCCAGACAGGCCCCAGCGAGGCCTTCGCCTGGATGGAGCTCAAGGCCCGCCCGGCCCCTCCTGGCCGGCGCGTCCCCGTCAACCTGGCCCTCATCGTGGATCGCTCCGGCTCCATGGCCGGGCAGAAGCACTACGACGCCCAGCGCGCCGCCGCGGAGCTGGTGCGCCGCCTCACCCCCGAGGACCGCCTGGCCCTGGTGCACTACGGCACGGACGTGAAGGTCATCCCCAGCCGCTATGTCACGAAGGAGGTCCGCGAGGACCTGCTCTCCCTCATCCAGGGCATCTACTCGGACGGATCCACCAACATCAGCGGGGCCCTCCAGGAGGCGGCCACCGCCCTGCATCCCCACCTGACGGAGTTCAAGGTCAGCCGCGCCATCCTGCTGAGCGATGGCCAGCCCACCACCGGCATCACCTCGGAGCCGGAGCTCCTGCGCATCACCCGGGAGTTGCGGGACAGGGGCGTCACCGTGAGCGCGCTGGGCGTGGGCGAGGACTTCCACGCCGCCCTCATGCGCGGCATGGCGGAGCAGGGAGGCGGCTTCTCCGGCTTCATCGACGACTCCGCCCGCCTGTCGGAGGTGTTCTCCCGCGAGCTGGACCAGGCCACCAGCACCGTGGCCCGGAAGGTGGAGCTGCGGCTGGAGCTGCCCGCGCACGTCCACTCCGCGGAAGTCCTCGGCCTGCCCTCCACGCGCGAGGGCTCCGTCGTCAAGGTGCCCCTGTACGACATGGCGGGCGAGCAGACCGTCCGCGTCGTCGTGAAGCTGACGCTGACGGCGCCCGCCTCCCTCGATGCCCTGCCCATGCTCTCCGCCACCGCGCACTACGTGGACGTGGCCCGCGACACCCAGGCGCAGACGTCGCTGGCGCTGAAGGCGAGCGTCACCGACGACAAGGCCCTGGTGCGCGAGAACCTGGACCGGGATGTGCGCGTGCACGCCGTGCGAGCGTTGGGAACCCAGCAGATGCGCGCCGCCGTGAAGGAGATGCAGCTGGGCAACCGGAGCGCCGCGGTCGGTCTGCTAAGCAACGCTCGGAGGCTTTTCGGCTCGTCGGCTTCGGCGCTCTCCAGTGAGCTTGCGGAGCTGGACCAAGCAGAGGCAGCCTATGGCAACGCGGCCAACGACGGCGACGTCCGCCGGGAGTCGCTGAAGCTCTACAAGAAGACGATGAAGAACTTCGGCGAGAACAACGCGTACTAG
- a CDS encoding DUF5916 domain-containing protein, producing the protein MSFEVRGAVALGVSLWCLAAGAAVEGPGKEQFLRAARAQGLVQVDGRLDEADWAQAPVFDAFVERFPTAGKAPSEKTELRILYDEDMLYVGVVARDSEPSRIDRRLGRRDSAPFSDTLHVLVDSTHGHRTAYQFSITAGGVQSDGLYYDDRYYTEDWSGIWAGAAGSVEDGWVAEFAIPLSLLRFPDASLQTWGFSVRRDIARKNEELESVDNPRNHNANVSRLGHLTGMEDLRPRKRLELMPYLAARGLARPQFSDASRPTPRLLSPSMDVGLDVRAALTSELSLAATFNPDFGEVEADELLLNLSTFEAYFPERRPFFTQGMELFQPVGMDTGDSPLALFYSRRIGLTTPLLGAVKVTGSVGDVQVGILDAFVTGPWQGQDEANPDHGLRLDWRRPLHVGPGMELPGRPSPTMHFLAAVARGRVGEGSVVGGAVTLANPLSGTCTAEDSALDEDLRPAACRARGGYSGALDFDLKTRDGQWGVFGMLVASRVDGGLPSRVLEDGTRLHDGDSGAGGYLRAGRFGGEGLRPEIGVDVASPTLSLSAAGFQRAQNEVTPRATLRYSKPNGLGPFREFYAHAFAASRWTADARREHVVTWLNLNAEATLPSFDLLGFETGTNLNSFDVRELTRTGVPLERNDRAFVSMYMESNPKRLIAVDATLSLGHRFKGGPSAAAWGWYAGVSMSVRPHPSLETELSVSNDLTDHGPRYVETRSTGDFLLGELESQFLSLTLRQQWVLTPRLTLQGYAQLFTAHGTYGPFFTATSDARRTRIRLDSLVPVDHADDSSFYDTALNVNVVARWEYQLGSTFFVVYSRTQQGLPTAERERPHVTLRPRRLAAGPATDALMLKWSYYWDA; encoded by the coding sequence ATGTCATTCGAGGTCAGAGGGGCCGTCGCGCTCGGGGTGTCGCTGTGGTGTCTGGCGGCGGGCGCGGCGGTGGAGGGGCCCGGGAAGGAGCAGTTCCTCCGGGCGGCACGGGCCCAGGGTCTGGTTCAGGTGGACGGCCGGTTGGATGAGGCGGACTGGGCGCAAGCGCCCGTGTTCGACGCCTTCGTGGAGCGCTTCCCCACGGCGGGCAAGGCCCCGTCGGAGAAGACCGAGCTGCGCATCCTCTACGACGAGGACATGCTGTACGTGGGGGTGGTGGCGCGAGACTCGGAGCCCTCGCGCATCGACCGGCGGCTGGGGCGGCGCGACAGCGCGCCTTTCTCCGACACCCTCCACGTCCTGGTCGACTCGACGCACGGCCATCGCACGGCGTACCAGTTCTCCATCACCGCCGGGGGCGTGCAGAGCGACGGGCTCTACTACGACGACCGCTACTACACGGAGGACTGGAGCGGCATCTGGGCGGGCGCCGCGGGCAGCGTGGAGGACGGCTGGGTGGCGGAGTTCGCCATTCCGCTCTCGCTGCTGCGCTTCCCGGACGCTTCCCTGCAGACGTGGGGCTTCTCGGTGCGGCGGGACATCGCGCGCAAGAACGAGGAGCTGGAGTCGGTGGACAACCCGCGCAACCACAACGCCAATGTGTCGCGCCTGGGCCACCTCACGGGCATGGAGGACCTGCGGCCTCGCAAGCGCCTGGAGCTGATGCCGTACCTGGCCGCGCGGGGCCTTGCCCGTCCCCAGTTCTCGGACGCGTCCCGGCCCACGCCCCGGCTGCTCAGTCCGTCCATGGACGTGGGCCTGGACGTGCGCGCGGCGCTCACCAGCGAGCTGTCGCTGGCGGCCACCTTCAACCCGGACTTCGGCGAGGTGGAAGCGGACGAGCTGCTGCTCAACCTGAGCACCTTCGAGGCGTACTTCCCGGAGCGGCGCCCCTTCTTCACCCAGGGCATGGAGCTGTTCCAGCCAGTGGGGATGGACACGGGGGACTCGCCGCTGGCGCTCTTCTATTCGCGGCGCATCGGCCTGACGACGCCGCTGCTCGGCGCGGTGAAGGTGACGGGCTCGGTGGGCGATGTACAGGTGGGCATCCTCGACGCGTTCGTCACCGGCCCCTGGCAGGGCCAGGACGAGGCGAACCCGGACCACGGCCTGCGGCTGGACTGGCGCCGTCCGCTGCACGTGGGCCCGGGGATGGAGCTGCCGGGCCGGCCCTCTCCCACCATGCACTTCCTCGCGGCGGTGGCGCGAGGGCGCGTGGGTGAAGGCTCCGTCGTCGGCGGCGCGGTGACGCTGGCCAATCCGCTGTCGGGCACCTGCACCGCGGAGGACTCGGCGCTCGACGAGGACCTGCGTCCGGCGGCGTGCCGCGCTCGCGGGGGATACTCGGGCGCGCTCGACTTCGACCTGAAGACGCGAGACGGCCAGTGGGGCGTGTTCGGAATGCTGGTGGCGTCGCGCGTGGACGGTGGCTTGCCCTCGCGAGTCCTGGAGGATGGCACGCGGCTGCACGACGGGGACTCGGGCGCGGGAGGCTATCTGCGCGCGGGCCGCTTCGGTGGCGAGGGCCTGCGTCCGGAGATTGGCGTGGACGTGGCGTCGCCCACGCTGTCGCTGTCGGCCGCGGGCTTCCAGCGCGCGCAGAACGAAGTCACGCCTCGCGCCACGCTGCGCTACTCGAAGCCCAACGGGCTGGGGCCCTTCCGCGAGTTCTATGCCCATGCCTTCGCGGCGTCGCGATGGACGGCGGACGCGCGCCGGGAGCACGTCGTCACCTGGCTCAACCTCAACGCGGAGGCCACGCTGCCCAGCTTCGACCTGCTGGGCTTCGAGACGGGCACGAACCTGAACAGCTTCGACGTGCGGGAGCTGACCCGCACGGGCGTGCCCCTGGAGCGCAATGACCGCGCCTTCGTGAGCATGTACATGGAGTCCAACCCCAAGCGCCTCATCGCGGTGGATGCCACGCTCTCCTTGGGACACCGCTTCAAGGGCGGCCCCAGCGCCGCCGCGTGGGGCTGGTACGCGGGCGTCTCGATGTCGGTTCGGCCACACCCGTCACTGGAGACGGAGCTCTCCGTGAGCAACGACCTGACGGACCATGGGCCGCGCTACGTGGAGACGCGGAGCACGGGCGACTTCCTCCTGGGCGAGCTGGAGTCCCAATTCCTGTCGCTCACGCTGCGGCAGCAGTGGGTGCTGACACCCCGGCTTACGTTGCAGGGATATGCGCAGCTCTTCACCGCGCATGGCACCTACGGCCCCTTCTTCACCGCCACGTCCGACGCGCGCCGCACGCGCATCCGGCTGGACTCCCTGGTGCCCGTCGACCACGCGGACGACAGCAGCTTCTACGACACGGCGCTCAACGTGAACGTCGTCGCGCGGTGGGAGTACCAGCTCGGCTCCACGTTCTTCGTCGTCTACTCGCGCACGCAGCAGGGCCTGCCCACCGCGGAGCGCGAGCGGCCCCATGTCACGCTGCGCCCCCGGCGGCTGGCGGCGGGCCCCGCCACCGACGCGTTGATGCTCAAGTGGAGCTATTACTGGGACGCGTGA
- a CDS encoding M91 family zinc metallopeptidase, producing MTTIGKPGSRPTSLVKQEPVKQATKEQRPNQVKAAVDQRMRDGFDAGPRTTGTASRPTREARPNLDGEGARPPGGPGASVGKAAGAAADAIKKALAGTGPQVSTNASGQTVVDLGAGNNSATVKQNTDGGLTITSGSDTVTLTAEQSRNAVIQGGDGDDAITVDDSVTHNLTLDGGAGNDKLTGGKGNDKLVGGAGNDVIIGRDGNDAISAGDGDDYIEGGAGNDVALGGAGRDVLYGLDGNDLLLGGGDRDYIDGGAGNDVALGGAGDDQVLGGRGNDYLSGGAGNDAVAGGAGKDTVRGNAGTDKLYVEANEETAGEQSERTIVDMTDADKRGRSVSVEGNADFQARVQSDLDALRSLPSGQSLLATMDNSGHTTTIKSTTGGNSAAPDNRADAWFNADGTPGKGTNGTVNYNTTRTSLGSEEWMTRPPSVALFHEMVHASDYNNGTLALGEKNGTNNRETSAVGLPIDLDQNPATPDVVQPGRPGENVFRDDLNLPTRPRY from the coding sequence ATGACCACGATTGGCAAGCCGGGTTCGCGTCCCACGTCGCTGGTGAAGCAGGAGCCGGTGAAGCAGGCCACGAAGGAGCAGCGCCCCAACCAGGTGAAGGCGGCGGTGGACCAGCGGATGCGGGACGGCTTCGACGCGGGTCCCCGGACGACGGGCACGGCGTCCCGTCCGACGCGCGAGGCTCGCCCCAACCTGGACGGTGAGGGCGCGCGGCCGCCCGGTGGCCCCGGGGCGTCGGTGGGCAAGGCGGCGGGCGCGGCGGCGGACGCCATCAAGAAGGCCCTGGCGGGCACCGGTCCCCAGGTGAGCACCAACGCGTCCGGCCAGACGGTGGTGGACCTGGGCGCGGGCAACAACTCCGCGACGGTGAAGCAGAACACCGACGGCGGGCTGACCATCACCTCGGGCTCGGACACGGTGACGCTGACGGCGGAGCAGTCGCGCAACGCCGTCATCCAGGGCGGCGACGGCGATGACGCCATCACCGTGGACGACAGCGTCACGCACAACCTCACGCTGGACGGCGGCGCGGGCAACGACAAGCTCACCGGCGGCAAGGGCAATGACAAGCTCGTCGGTGGCGCGGGCAACGACGTCATCATCGGCCGCGACGGCAACGACGCCATCTCCGCGGGCGACGGGGATGACTACATCGAGGGTGGCGCTGGCAACGACGTGGCCCTGGGCGGCGCCGGGCGCGACGTGCTCTACGGCCTGGACGGCAACGACCTGCTGCTGGGCGGTGGAGACCGCGACTACATCGACGGCGGCGCGGGCAACGACGTGGCCCTGGGCGGCGCCGGGGATGACCAGGTCCTGGGCGGCCGGGGCAACGACTACCTGAGCGGCGGCGCGGGCAACGACGCGGTGGCGGGCGGCGCGGGCAAGGACACCGTGCGCGGCAACGCCGGCACCGACAAGCTCTACGTCGAGGCGAACGAGGAGACCGCCGGCGAGCAGTCCGAGCGGACCATCGTCGACATGACGGACGCGGACAAGCGCGGCCGCTCCGTGTCGGTGGAGGGCAACGCGGACTTCCAGGCGCGGGTGCAGTCGGACCTGGACGCGCTGCGCTCGCTGCCGTCGGGCCAGTCCCTGCTGGCGACGATGGACAACAGCGGCCACACGACGACCATCAAGTCGACGACGGGCGGCAACTCCGCGGCGCCCGACAACCGCGCGGATGCCTGGTTCAACGCGGACGGCACGCCGGGCAAGGGCACCAACGGCACGGTGAACTACAACACTACGCGCACCTCGCTGGGCAGCGAGGAGTGGATGACGCGGCCGCCCTCCGTCGCGCTGTTCCACGAGATGGTGCACGCGTCCGACTACAACAACGGCACGCTGGCGCTCGGCGAGAAGAACGGCACCAACAACCGCGAGACGTCCGCGGTGGGCCTGCCCATCGACCTGGACCAGAACCCCGCCACGCCCGACGTGGTGCAGCCGGGCCGCCCGGGTGAGAACGTCTTCCGCGACGACCTCAACCTGCCCACCCGGCCGCGCTACTAG
- a CDS encoding 4-hydroxy-3-methylbut-2-enyl diphosphate reductase has translation MRRLSSLLSLCVLLMMATGASAASEVSGPWTSSRREKAPDSLHLNLSHPGDEDDNDRWQMGFSEARAAFQGLPKADGPATFSLQREAGLFSFTGAFQDGSGAGHYRFAPSERYAKDMAALGYPKLSPLQHFQLAVTNITPQRVKDLAALGHKDLPLEKLLTVGIFNVSPEYVREMAKAGYDKLDIDELVQGRIHGVTPQRVKDMATAGYPNLAWEDVVAMAIHGVTPEYVREVRSMGYAHTDADQIVALRIHGITLEYAKEMRGLGFKDLSAEDLTALRIHGVTTAFVKEMRGMGFKDLEAEDFTALRIHGVTSAFVKEMRDLGFKEITHEELVSFRIHGVTSDFVKKLRDAGYTNITPEELVRLRIHGIDETFMRSMSQGGSKSPGK, from the coding sequence ATGCGTCGCCTGTCGTCCCTGCTGTCGTTGTGTGTCCTGTTGATGATGGCCACCGGAGCCTCCGCGGCCTCGGAAGTCAGTGGCCCGTGGACCTCCTCCCGCCGGGAGAAGGCGCCCGACTCACTGCACCTCAACCTCTCCCACCCTGGAGACGAGGACGACAACGACCGGTGGCAGATGGGCTTCTCGGAGGCCCGCGCCGCCTTCCAGGGCCTGCCCAAGGCGGACGGCCCCGCCACCTTCAGCCTCCAGCGCGAGGCCGGCCTGTTCTCCTTCACGGGGGCGTTCCAGGACGGCTCCGGCGCGGGCCACTACCGCTTCGCGCCCAGTGAGCGCTACGCGAAGGACATGGCCGCGCTGGGCTACCCGAAGCTCTCCCCCCTCCAGCACTTCCAGCTCGCGGTGACCAACATCACCCCCCAGCGGGTGAAGGACCTGGCGGCGCTGGGCCACAAGGACCTGCCGCTGGAGAAGTTGTTGACCGTGGGCATCTTCAACGTGTCACCCGAGTACGTGCGGGAGATGGCGAAGGCGGGCTACGACAAGCTCGACATCGACGAGCTGGTCCAGGGCCGCATCCACGGCGTCACGCCCCAGCGCGTGAAGGACATGGCCACCGCCGGCTACCCCAACCTGGCGTGGGAGGACGTGGTGGCCATGGCCATCCACGGCGTCACGCCCGAGTACGTCCGCGAGGTGCGCTCCATGGGCTACGCCCACACGGATGCGGACCAGATTGTCGCCCTCCGCATCCACGGCATCACCCTGGAGTACGCCAAGGAGATGCGCGGGCTGGGCTTCAAGGACCTGTCCGCCGAGGACCTCACCGCCCTGCGCATCCACGGCGTCACCACCGCCTTCGTGAAGGAGATGCGCGGCATGGGCTTCAAGGACCTGGAGGCCGAGGACTTCACCGCCCTGCGCATCCACGGTGTCACCTCGGCCTTCGTGAAGGAGATGCGAGACCTGGGCTTCAAGGAAATCACTCACGAAGAACTGGTTTCGTTCCGCATCCACGGCGTCACGTCCGACTTCGTGAAGAAGCTGCGAGACGCGGGCTACACCAACATCACCCCCGAAGAGCTGGTGCGCCTGCGCATTCACGGAATCGATGAGACGTTCATGCGTTCCATGTCTCAAGGCGGGAGCAAGAGCCCGGGCAAGTAG
- a CDS encoding fibril protein, translating into MATFTSGGVEEEDVMVSLRIACLGLLMLSACASSTHASGARKPREAPSSAAAQAPGQDSTYGYRAEDPVRVGWGNPGVMAFFELLRGPQGQRVAWKRMGPCCDNTATPERSGLEVYEVSYEGLNLPVRLFIDPNHGAAIRAPHGFTIEGLSSREPPPEQPAPPGVIEL; encoded by the coding sequence ATGGCCACCTTCACCTCGGGTGGCGTGGAGGAGGAGGATGTCATGGTCTCGCTGCGAATCGCCTGTCTCGGATTGTTGATGCTGTCGGCGTGTGCCTCATCAACCCATGCGTCGGGGGCGCGCAAGCCCCGGGAGGCTCCGAGCTCCGCGGCGGCGCAGGCGCCCGGCCAGGACAGCACCTATGGCTATCGCGCGGAGGACCCGGTGCGCGTGGGCTGGGGCAACCCGGGCGTGATGGCCTTCTTCGAGCTGCTCCGAGGCCCTCAAGGTCAGCGCGTCGCCTGGAAGCGGATGGGGCCGTGTTGCGACAACACGGCCACGCCGGAGCGCTCGGGCCTGGAGGTGTACGAGGTGAGCTACGAGGGCCTCAACCTCCCGGTGCGCCTGTTCATCGACCCGAACCATGGGGCCGCCATCCGCGCGCCCCACGGCTTCACCATCGAGGGCCTCTCCTCCCGCGAGCCGCCCCCCGAGCAGCCCGCGCCGCCCGGGGTCATCGAGCTGTAG
- a CDS encoding sterol desaturase family protein, producing the protein MAVSAPFSFLKNRKHQLDRMTLGDLVYSFFTYYAVIAYIIVGIVSLVFAVKWFDNPLRMLLAMLAASVVFPFGWYLVHRNILHARWLYKSPLTASTWKRIHFDHHQDPNDLRVLFGALANVLPTVGGVIAPIGYLIGGRSGAAAALGWAMVITCFYEFCHCIQHLNYTPKLGFLKEIKRLHLSHHFHNEQGNYGITNYFWDRLFGTYYSKAAELPKSPTVFNLGYTADEAKRYPWVDRLSGGTRGDGHPKRFWQGKDGQGTQPEEAPASPEGSP; encoded by the coding sequence GTGGCGGTCAGCGCACCCTTTTCGTTCCTGAAGAACCGGAAGCACCAACTGGACCGCATGACGTTGGGCGACCTCGTCTACTCGTTCTTCACCTACTACGCCGTCATCGCCTACATCATCGTGGGCATCGTCAGCCTGGTGTTCGCGGTGAAGTGGTTCGACAACCCGCTGCGGATGCTCCTGGCCATGTTGGCCGCCAGCGTGGTGTTCCCGTTCGGCTGGTACCTGGTGCACCGCAACATCCTGCACGCGCGCTGGCTCTACAAATCGCCGCTCACCGCGTCCACGTGGAAGCGCATCCACTTCGACCACCACCAGGACCCCAATGACTTGCGCGTGCTCTTCGGCGCGCTGGCCAACGTGCTGCCCACGGTGGGTGGGGTGATTGCGCCCATCGGCTATCTGATTGGTGGCAGGTCCGGGGCCGCGGCCGCCCTGGGCTGGGCGATGGTCATCACGTGCTTCTACGAGTTCTGCCACTGCATCCAGCACCTGAACTACACGCCCAAGCTTGGCTTCCTGAAGGAAATCAAGCGGCTGCACCTGTCTCACCACTTCCACAACGAGCAGGGCAACTACGGCATCACCAACTACTTCTGGGACCGGCTCTTCGGCACCTACTACTCGAAGGCCGCCGAGCTTCCCAAGAGCCCCACCGTCTTCAACCTGGGCTACACGGCCGATGAGGCCAAGCGCTACCCGTGGGTGGACCGCCTGTCTGGAGGCACGAGGGGTGATGGCCACCCCAAGCGCTTCTGGCAGGGCAAGGACGGCCAGGGAACCCAGCCGGAAGAGGCACCGGCGAGCCCGGAAGGCTCGCCCTGA